In Ciconia boyciana chromosome 14, ASM3463844v1, whole genome shotgun sequence, the genomic stretch AGAAAGCAAAGCCTCTTTATACCACCTGGAGCTGGGCCACAAGATCCCCAGTGACACAGGGTGGGAAAAGGCACCTTGGAGCATCCCGAGGGGACCCAGCGTACGCGTCCCCATCACCAGCTCGCCAGCGTCCCACTTCTCCTTCACTTCCTCAAGTTTTCCTTAAAAGTCTTCCACCCACAGACTTTAGTTTCTGAGCTGAAATGTACAGAGATCTTGAGGTACTTTAGCAGAATCCGACCGCAAGATGTCACAGTTGCTTCGCTGAGATGCACGGTCCTGCCCgtgtcctgctccccagccttcGCCACGGTTCTTCGTGTATCTctataaacacacacacttttaattgtttttttttttttggcaaagcaAGCTTGTTCATTGTGTCCTGGGGAAAGTTAGGCATTGATGGTTCTAGCTCATTTAGAGGTTATCAGTTCGGGGTATAAAATAGAAGATATCCTAGACTTAGGATAGTCCAGCCTGCAGAGATCAATTTTGAGTTGAGCCAGAGGAAAATCTAGGTTTGTCTTTGCACACAAACACTTCTTGTGCTGCCTGGAGTTACTGGTCAAGCACCACTCCCCCACAGACTTCGGCTCCCTTTTGCCAGATTATGCAGCAGGCTCAGAAAACACTCATCACTATGTTGTGgacttgaggtttttttgttctttattgctaactttttttttttgtgtgtggccCAGAAAGCTACCTGCTTAGCCTGGATGGGGTCCCGGGGGCTGATGAAATCGGTTAGCTCAGAAATACAGCGAAAAAGAAGTTTAATCTGAGTAGTGACTAAGGAGAACCTGATGAGTTTTGCAGAATACAGCTATGGGCCTTTTGGGGTGGTCCTTTATAGTCTGCAAATTGAATTCAAGACCTAATTCACGGCCTGTGCAAGCAATTGCTATGGATGCTCCAAACAAATGGCACTTTCTTTCACGCCCGCCTGGCTGGTGCCTCTTCTCAGCTGGAGCCAGTCAGAGTTTCTCATTCGGTGTCTGTGCTCCAGGGCACCAGGAGGAAACCTTTGCTCTACCAGccatgtggaaaaaagaaaaactcaagCAATAAAGCAGAGCTGTTGAGTGGAGCAGCAAGGGTGGAAAGGACCTTGTCTGGTACCTGCAGGAAGGGCTGAGGAAGCAGGCAGAGGTTTGCTCTGCCCGCCTGTGCTCATGATTGTCGTCCTCCAACGCCTGCTGCTGCCGTGGGGTCCGGCCATATCCCCTGGGGAAGGTGCTGCTCTCCCACCGCTCGCCGGAGAGCAGAGCCCCGCGTGCTCCAtccccgggggcggccgggaCAGGGCTGACCTCCAGCCCTTTGCCCTCCGCTGCCCCGGGGAGCATGAGAACATCCCAGGGGCCTGGAGGTTCCCACCCGGTGGGAGGGCTTGGCTCAGCTCGGCACAGGACTGCGGGCCCCTGTAAGGAGTGGGCTCAGAGGCGGCTGGGTGAGCTGCGTAGCCTTTGCCCACAAGCAGTGGCTTAGTGTGAATGCATATGGCAAAGCGGCAGGTTTGGTGGGAGCCAGGGAAGGCTCCCGTAACCCATGAGCTCAGTGCAAGGGGGTAGGCAGCGGTGGTGCACGTTTCTTGTGTGCCAGCTTATTGGAGAAGGGGGAATCCTCTTCTTTGGAAACATAACTGAGGAGCAAACACCATGGGCTGGTCCTTGTCTCCCAGCGAGTGGGTTTGGTGGCTGGAGCTCTGTGCCCTGCACATCCCAGGGGTCAGGTGAGTTGGTCCCATGGGGACCACACGTCCTGGCTTGCACATCTGGGAGCTTCTCAGCGCTTTGGGAATCCTGCCTGTGGCAGGGCTTTCTTTGCAGTGGATTTGCTGGCTATAGGGAATTGGGGAAGGTTCAGGTTTGAAGCTTCATCTTCCTCTGCTAGGACTATGACATGAGCCTTTAAGCAGTTTGTGTATCCTGCACGTGAGCTCATGGTTTCAGCAGGGAGCAGCAACCTGCCAGAAAAGAATTATTAACACATGGTTTGCTGGATCCTACTATGCCCTTTGTGCCATGACTGAtgtctgaaagaggaaaagctcCCCTTCTCTCTGAGAGAAATCCCAACCTTGCTGCTTGCTGGTAGGCAGTGGGAGGAGAAGTCAGCTGGGATGAGACAGCCGATTTCCCCACGAGGGATGGTGACACCCCATGTTCCATGTGATGCTTGTTCCGTCTTCGTCAGTCCATATGTCATTGACTCATATTTTTCAGCTATGTGTTATGAAAATAAGCCTTCTCTGCAACAACAGTAAGATCAGAAGAAGTGTAAAGCCCAAGCAGTGCTGTACATCCTGGCTCTGTCCTGTAGTGGGGTTCACACACCGGGTTTGCCCACTCAATTCAGAAATTGCTAGCATTACTGATCTGAATTtccttaaaatatctttttttttttttttgagtcgCGGCTTTCTGGTGCCAGCTGCCTTGGTTTCCTATCCCGTGTCTCCCATCAGTTGCATCCAGGATCCTCTCTGAGAGCAATAAGGCACTGGAGCATGGAGAGTTTTCAAGCAAGACCGGGgcacctctctgctgctgggTATGTAGCGTCAGCTTTaatccccctccttccttctgtctTGATAGCTGTTGAATGGCCTGTTTCCACTGGAAAACCTCCTTTGCTAGTCAAAACTCTCCCTCCTCAAAACTCTCCCTCGAAGGATAACTGAGGCTGCTGTCGGGCGGGGGGAGACAGGGATCGCCCAGCTGCGTTTAATCCTGGGGAAATGCTCCTTCTCCCCACCAGGTTTTCTGGTCTCTGGAGAGTCACTCCAGATGTGAGGCCTGAGAAATGATATTCCTTCCCAAACGTTTGTTTTCATTAGACTTTTAAATAGCTTTATGGGACATTTCGTTTTGTCTGCAGTGGCCAAATTCttatccttggagattttctcTGGCACTGGAACTTCAGtgtgaaactgttttctctgaTCAGTTCTATATTTGTCACCCTTAAACCTGCAGATTTTCGTTTGGTCTTTCTTAAGAGGCAGGGAGATCAGAAACTCCCACTCAACTGCCTCTTATCCACTGAACACCTTGTAATCACAGAGCTGGTCTAACAGTTTCCACAGCAGCCAGGagccttctctttctccctccagcATCCTCTAAATAACCACTAAAGCCACTCTTAGCCACTGCCAATGAATTCACCCCCTCTGAATGACTTTATTATGATTGTTATAGAATAATACAATGCTTTCCTGTACTTGCATTAGAGGAGGAGCAGTCACATTGTACTTGGTATTTGATCTTTCAAGAAATGCCTTGAacttccctgtcctccatgcTTCCAGGGAAGATCTCAGTCCCAGCTACTCAGGTTAGCAGAGAAGTAGAGAAGAGTGAGACCAGAGGCACTCAGAGAAGGACATTATAAAGACCCATGAGTGATCTTCTTGAGAAAGCCCGCTAATTAGTGCGTTTCCATACTTCCTCTGCTAACACCCAGGTACTTGTTCTTTTTACAGGATGAGAGCCCGTGTCTACTGTGAAGACTTTCTGTTCCCAAAGGTGCGCAGGACTGCGGCAGACCTATGGTCAGTTTACTGCAAGCCTGTCCCAGCAAATGGCAGAGAGCTGTGGTCCTTGTTTCTGCAGTGTTCCTGCATTACAGCGGTGATAGGAGGCCTCTTTTACAACTGGATGTTTGCTTCCCTGGAGTACTCCTGGCATCTCTCCACTGCCATGGCCGTCTCCTTCAGTCTGCTCCTTCTCCTGACCCTGTTCTTGGTGCATCCTGCCCGTTGTGTCTTCAGTATGATCATGCCAACGTTAGGTACCAAACAAGGCCGGAAGCTTCTCTTGTCAACATGCATCATGATAGTAGTGGTTAACATAACACCCAACATCATAAGCAACATTAAAACCATACTGCAGGTTATTAAGTGCATCTGCAAGAATTCCTCTGAGAGTCTTTTGAACTCAACCGCTCTGCTGGAGACAGCTTCCTGGGAGTTTGGGGATGCAGTCCAAGAAACAGTTCACTCCATTAATATTCATAAGCCTATGAATggacattttcagttttcattgcttAAGAACAGCTCCTTGATTTACCAGCAAATGCACCTTGCTGGTGAGAAAATTAGGAGGGACTTTTTGGCTGTTGAGGTACTGGTCAAAGACTCTGTACGAGTAGGCAACAAGCTGGTTGCTGGCTTCTCCATGCTCTATATCTGTTTTGAGTCCACCTGgtatttgaaaaattatctcACCAACCTCCGCTTTGACAATTTTTACATCACCAAGAAGCTGGAGCGTTTAGCTGTggacagaaaagcagctcaTCTGCTGGTGGGCTCATCCAAAAACCTCATTCGACCAACAGGCCTGAAGTTGTCCCGGGAAGAAGTGGTGCTGTGCCTCGTGCAAGCAATGCTCCTCACCGTGGCCCTGATGCTGATGCTGGTGGTTGTGGCAATGGACCACTTTGCGTTCAGAGTGGCAGACACCGCGGTGAGAAAGGCGGCTCAGTTCTCCATGGTGCCTGTCGCTCTCAGCATCAAATACAGTGTAAGTGCTGGGGTCCCCTGTCTTTCCCTATGCGGGGACCCTCCTGTGTATCACACCACAGGAGGCGGCGGTGGGGATTGCAGTCTTTGTAGCCTTATTTACACgatccttccttccctccccagcagccagctggaCAAGCAACACAACAGGCTTGGGGGGAAGAAGGTAGAGGCACACCCTCAGTTGCTCCTTCCAGTGCATCACACAGCATCATATACCCGCTCCAAATTACAGCCCTTTGGGAGCGAGGAGAGGAGTAAATAGTGCCTCACGCTGCAAAGACACTGCTAGCACGCGGCAGTCGGATGTCCCTGTATCTCTACGTCCCTTCCCTAGGAATGGGCGTCCCTGCGGCACCGTCCCCCCGCTGCAGTGTGGGTGCAAGCacaaaaggaaaggggaagcagATGAATACACGTCTCGGCTGTGAGGATGTCTGCTCATCTTATTGCACTGGCCGTTCTTTAAGGAGAAAGCCCTTCTCACTGGCTTTGTTGTCACCCTGTGCAATCCTTTTCACAAGCCTCCCCAGTTTCTATCTATTTTAATATCCTTTATCTGGACTAGTTCTGCTTTAGTTTTTTAGCTTTCCTCTTCTACCATGCAGcctgcctcccagccccagggttCCTTAGCGCAGATATCTGCTTATGATGAATTTATAGTAAAATAATCAGGGcttagaaaaaaacctctaatATTCAAATATGCAGCCACTAATACTGCTCTCTGTATTATGTCATTCATTTTAAATCTCACACAGTGAATACCTGTTAAGATCTCTGCAACAGCAGCTAAAGATGACAGATAGGACTGGGTCTCACCGTGCCAAGTACTCAGTGCCTACACATCATGCTGTTATTCTCGCTTAGCCTGCAGTGTATAGGCACTTCAATGTCCTTCTCTCAACGCACCCAAACAAGCTGGGTGATTACACACCCCCAGGATGATGTTTGTGTAGTAACCACTTGATTTTGGTTTGTTCATGCCCCATTTAACTTTTAACTCTCTTTATTTCAGGCTAAAGTAGGGATCCTGCCCTTTCTTTTGGAACTGTTACGGCTTCCTAGGGAAGAATTACCACTTCAGGACTTTGAAAGAAGCTACCACCATTATCTGACCTTCAGCTCTGCACACTGTGGGATCAGCCCCCCGACGCCTCCCAACCCCTCTGTGCTGCTTGTCGTGGGGCTGCTCTTCTGCATCCTCTATGCCACCGTATTCCTGGAAACCTATGCACATCGCCTGTGCAGAAAAATCGCAGGCTCCTTCTTCGAGAGCTGGGAGGAAAAGCGAGCACTTTACCTCTACAAGAAGCTGTCCAGAAAGTACAAGGAGGAACAAAACTGCAGGAGAAGCTAAGGGTACTTTTGGAAATACAGGGAATGCCTGAGATCTGTGGCAATGGCCAGGCACAGGCTTCTGCAATAGGATCacacatttaattttccagAGGCAGGGAAGTGTTTGGAGTcctgggaaaaatatttgccaaaaaaaagaaaaaaaaggtgaaataccACGTTTTGCattaatttgagaaaaatgGGCTAAATTtacttcccccttttttttttttaaagtctagaAGGTCTGGAGTCAGCTGTTCCAGGAATGCTGGGAGATAGCTCATATGACTTGGAGGATATCCACAGCGCTAGGCAAGGCTAACTGAGAAATATGTGGGAGTCAGGGTGGGGGAAGAGTTCATTTACCTCCCCCACCACATCCATGCTAGAAGAAGTAcatgcttcctttctttctcaagTTACCCCTTTAGGCAGCAAGAAAGGAAACTCATTTGAgttgattaatttaattttcagggagtttttctttcaggtttcaTGCACAGAAACCTGGGTAGACTGGATAAATGTTAGCCTTTAGAAGATAGTTTATTCACATAAGAAAGTGTCATTTCAgcccactgaaataaattcagGACCGATACAACCATGAGATGCACATCCTGGGCATGGGTGATGGTGGAAATCAACACATGAGGGCTTTATGAAATCACTTCACAAGGgctcttcaaaataaaatataaataaaatagctgaaGGACCTCAGAAGAGGATGAGACCAGCCAATAAAGGTCAATttgggtgttggtctcttctcccaagtaacaagcgataggacaagaggcaacagctTCAAGTTACACCAGGGGATGTTTAGaatggatattaggaaaaatttcctcactgaaagggttgtcaagcattggaacaggctgcccagggaaggggttgagtcaccatccctggagctatttaaaagacatgtagatgtggtgcctggggacatggtttagtggtggacttggcactACTTGGACTTGGCActagtgctaggttaatggttggatttgatgatcttaaaggtcttttccaacctaaatgattctatgattctaatttAGGCCAACACCCTGGAGGACTTCAAAAGTGGTAGACAGAAACTTGACATTTGAGTCAGCGCTCTGCAGGGAACAGGGAAGTAGCAGGACTTGGAGGGCTGGACTTGCCTCAATCGAGAGGTGGTTTTAACGTGTTGGATTGTTTCAAACTCAGAAACTATGATATTGTATCCAAGATGCAAAAATCCATCACTGGGGCAGCATCTGAAACGTGTTGTTTTTGAAAGTGAGGCAGATCAGGCACCTCTGTAAGGGCAAGAGCCAGAGGAGGGGGAGCTAAATCAGTGCCaggttaaaaacaaagcaacttcgcagcttcattttttcaaagtatctctattattttcctcccttctcccattAGAGTCTTCATTAAGGCAATTATTTGACATAATGCACCTCAATGAGATTAAATTACAGAAGTGAAgtggcagctgcagccagacGCACTGAATTCTCTCAGCTTCTGAGGTGCTTGCAACAAAGCAGgtctggattattttttttttaagtatctatCTAACAAAACCCTGGTGCATTAATCTCCCCAGGTTTCTTAATTCCCTGCTGTTCTGATGATTAATCCAAGAACCTTTCTGCCTCTACAGCAAATAGGGGGCTTTGTCATGAGGTTTCTGTAGAAAATGCTCTGTGTTGTTCTGTTTGGGGGAAGCGAAAAGATTTCCACGTGCTCATTAAGTAGCCAAAATTATCTGGAGCCAGGGGTTAAAACAGCTGGGAGGAGAACAGAGGAGCCCCTTCAGCCAGCAAACCGTCCCAGCAGCATGTTGCCTTCCAACAAGCACATCttcaaaaaagtttttccttggGAAGAGTCATCTTTTTGGGAAGAGGTGCGCGCATTAatctttaagaaataattttttatggCCAGCAGCATTTGGGGAACCCCCCGAGCAACATCCAGTTCCTCTCCTTGCCTTCCAAGGGAGGACTTCAGAGGAGACTGgggcacagggagaggaggctgaAATGGTGAAGTGCTGGGGACCAGCATGGGACTGGCTTTGCTAAAGAGATGGGCCCTCCAGGTTCAGATGGCGGTTCAGAGCAGATGAGACCACAGAGACGGACTAAGAGGACTAAGGACCACCCTGAGGGTCCCATTGCATCCTTCAGACAGGcgctgcccagctcccagccagggcagctgaGCAGCGTGTGAGCCAGCTCCTGAAACACCCCTTTTCAGCCTCAGAAACCATCTTTATTAGGAAAAACTGACACCAAAGTGGTTCTTCCTGTCTTCTCTGGATTGTCCTTCAGCTCCTGCTAAATTTTAACTACTAAAGATTAATCCTGGGAACTTTGCACTTCTAGATTGTAAAATTCAGCATCAGACAAGCCTTGATTAGCATAATTACATCTGCTTGAAAGGATAATAATCAGTGTGAGGTACTGCcgctctgcctctgccttcaTGAAGCAGAGATGTGCTCCCATTTCTATTTTGCAGAAGAGGCTAAGGACAAGATTTTTGTGAAGTTCTTCAGTGGGTATCACACCAGTTTCAGCGGTTTCAGTGACAGGGAACCATGGGCAGCAGAGCCCCTGTTGCCTGCCTGCATCTAGGGGTCAATTCTCCTGCCCTCGTTTGGACATCTGCCCTAGGAGGCAATGGATCGTGCCCCACATGCCATCCATCTCCTCAGCCTCGTGACCCTCACACatggttttttgctttaatagCCAGGTAGAAATCAGTAAGGGAAGAATTTGGGTTTGGAAGGTGCACACCTTGCGAAGCGCTGGTGAGGAGATGAGGGTTGGGCAGTAGCTGAAAAACTGGCTTTTATCATACTGATACTGAGGTTTGTTACTTAGAAAGGAGGGTAATAAACATTGTGAAGTGTTACACTGTGCTGGGAAGTGTCATCTTGTTAGTgtcagaagggttttttttaaatatgggaACAAAAAAGTCACTTTGATACTGTTCATGGTTATTTTAGAAGTGAAGTTGTACTGATGTTAAAAACGTGTGTACACTGAAGGCTGATATACTTGAATATCACTGAGAAATCAATGCCTGTGAAAAGGTGTTAACACAAGATTACTGTTGCTTGAGTTCATGTCATCAAATATAGAGATATATCATACATAGTTAAGTGATGACTGTTTTGAGGAGAACAGGGAAGTGGTGACTCTGTTTTGAGGAGAACAGGGATGCTGAAAGCTGGCTCTTTGCCATTATGCCACTTAACCCAGAGCCCAGATTTTCATGTGAGAAACTAAACCCAGGAAACTGTGACAAACATGACACTTGAGTGCGAGACTCAGGGAAGAAGAGCTCGGGGTGGTTTCCAGCCTGCAGGACCAGCAAGGAGAGTCATGGGGAAACCACAGGTATGGAGTTAAACCTAAAGACATGTGTGGCAGAGGCGAGACCTGGGGCAGCCTGTGAGGGGACCTGCCAGCATGGCTGGAAGGAGCTTAGTCCCTGCAGTGACTTGGTTTTTCACCTCCCTGGGGGTGTCAGCAGGACCCCAGGAACAGAAATGGGAAGGGAGGCCCTGAGGAGCAGAGGATGCTCGGACAGTCCCTGCTTCGGCAGGGACAGCTTGTGCAGCACATCAGGCATGTTGTCCCTGGTGCCGAATTGGGCTGCGATGCTTTCCCTGGGcaggggggctgctgggaggcagagctgctggaaatTGCTTTGCTCTCCTGCGAGGTGTTGTTCCCCAGCAAGATAAAGTCATGACAAAATAGAGAATGTTACCCATTATACTTAGTGCCATATTATGTGCTCGAGAGGTAAGCTGCCTTGACAGAGTTTGCTTAATGGTGCAACAGAGAAATACTGAACAGCTTTAACCATCAGGCAAAGTTAATttattcacatatttttattaagtagGACTAATTTACCAGCCTCGTTATTTGCTAAGGGATTTTCATCCCTCAGAGCCCTTCCATACTCCCACGCTCACTTCTGCTCACTGCGGCTCTCATTGCCTTTGTTTTCCCTCAGCACCACCCTCCCGCCTCGCAGGCAGGAGGAAGCGGGGAGCGAGGCTTTGCCCTGTGTCGCTTCCACATCTGGGCCCCTGGTGCTGTGTCGGAGCCCACGGGGCAGGTCCTGCATGTCCACCTCCTCCAGGGGGAATTCCCCGCTGGGCAACGCTGCTCCTACGCTAGGCTAGCACAGCGGCTTATTTACTGTCTCTAACCGCTTTCTGCAGGGAAGGATTTCATCACATCCGGCTTCTAGTTTTGGAAATTGGTGAAGTTGAAAGTTCAGGGTCAGGCGTTCGTGTGCAatgaggcagaggcagggctggggtgctctgcaggggctggggagcatTTGGTGATGGGTACCAAACTTCCTTGCTGTTGCTCATTAGTGCCAATGCCAGCCCACACCTCCGCGGACGCCAGCCTTGCCCCTGCTGTCAGTGGCTTGTCATTGTAACTCCAACCTGCTTCAGCTGCCACCAGTGGAAATGTTGCCATTGATTTTGAGGGAGCCGGAGCAGCTCGCTGTATCCGCCGTTGCCCTTGCCTGCTGCTCGCTGTTACAGAGCTGGATGCTGCCAAAACCCTTCGAGGACAAGGGAAGCAGAGGGGTTTCTGAAGGGCCGGGCATGAGATGGGACTTGCAGCTGCAACTGGCAGTTCTCCCTGGAGCTTCCATCGGAGTGGGGCTCGTTGCTGGGGGTGAGGTCCTTTATTTTGGCCTTGGCACGGGGGAGACCCTGTCTGGAGTAATTTCCCCCACCAGGTCACCCTGAGGCCATTTTTCCCAGGAGTTACCACCACATGCTGCCTGCGGAGCTGTCTGTTAGGCAGGGCACACAGGAGTGGATCAGGCGGGGCTGTTTGcctgttttcctccttgcacTTGTTGAGGCTTGAGATTTCTTAATTACCTAGAGAAAAGTCTTAATTACAAGAAAGGCCCATGGTTTACTCTCTCCTCCACCAGTGCAATAAGCCCAGGGGACAGAAAGACCCTCATACATGGGACAGGATCTACCCCGAAGCGCCTGACTCCCTTGGGGTTTTGTGATGcatttttgtggatttttcaCAGATAAAATATATGCTAAGTTCCTGCTTATGGCTGGCTGGCAGGCAAGAATGAATGGCCTTAATATGCTGAGGAGCAAGTGTAAACTGTTCAGCTAAGACAGTGCTCTAGGAAAGATCTCATCCATAGCCACAAATCTGCATCTACCAGAGCAGacaaccaagcaaacaaaaacctttcTCCAGAAGCAATACctgatttttaagcaaattccatttttattgcatttatcTTATCTATAGTATTTGCACTGTAATTGCAATGAAGAAGCAACAATTACATGCACCAAactttagaaaaggaaatgttaatgAACATAAATACAAGCAAATCAAAGCTATTTCATAGCATTGTGCAGGCTCTGCCCTGGACTCATGCCCTTGCTCACAGTGCCGGGCACTGTACCTGAGGAGGCACCAGCGAACACGTGGAGCACCTCTCTGCAGAAAGCCTCCTCCAGGCCACCTTTGTGCCATGGTCAAAAGTGTCAAATGAAGCATGACTTCagtgaaggaaagcaaaaaaatgccGATGCC encodes the following:
- the OCSTAMP gene encoding osteoclast stimulatory transmembrane protein, encoding MESFQARPGHLSAAGMRARVYCEDFLFPKVRRTAADLWSVYCKPVPANGRELWSLFLQCSCITAVIGGLFYNWMFASLEYSWHLSTAMAVSFSLLLLLTLFLVHPARCVFSMIMPTLGTKQGRKLLLSTCIMIVVVNITPNIISNIKTILQVIKCICKNSSESLLNSTALLETASWEFGDAVQETVHSINIHKPMNGHFQFSLLKNSSLIYQQMHLAGEKIRRDFLAVEVLVKDSVRVGNKLVAGFSMLYICFESTWYLKNYLTNLRFDNFYITKKLERLAVDRKAAHLLVGSSKNLIRPTGLKLSREEVVLCLVQAMLLTVALMLMLVVVAMDHFAFRVADTAVRKAAQFSMVPVALSIKYSAKVGILPFLLELLRLPREELPLQDFERSYHHYLTFSSAHCGISPPTPPNPSVLLVVGLLFCILYATVFLETYAHRLCRKIAGSFFESWEEKRALYLYKKLSRKYKEEQNCRRS